A window of the Brassica napus cultivar Da-Ae chromosome C5, Da-Ae, whole genome shotgun sequence genome harbors these coding sequences:
- the LOC106447238 gene encoding ubiquitin-conjugating enzyme E2 34 encodes MAEKACIKRLQKEYRALCKEPVSHVVARPSPNDILEWHYVLEGSDGTPFAGGFYYGKIKFPPEYPYKPPGITMTTPNGRFITQKKICLSMSDFHPESWNPMWSVSSILTGLLSFMMDTSPTTGSVNTTVAEKQRLAKSSLAFNCKTPAFRKLFPEYVEKYNQQQLAEQTQQTAPESPQESDSKAESAKTVDTTKEDSDGGLKERRKNKKQGLPAWIILLLVSVFGVVMALPLLQL; translated from the exons ATGGCAGAAAAGGCTTGTATAAAACGTCTCCAAAAGGAATATAGAGCACTTTGCAAG GAACCAGTCTCTCATGTTGTTGCTCGTCCTTCCCCAAATGACATTCTCGAGTGGC ATTATGTGCTGGAAGGAAGTGATGGGACACCTTTTGCTG GTGGATTTTACTATGGAAAGATCAAGTTCCCTCCCGAGTATCCTTACAAGCCACCTGGAATTAC AATGACTACACCAAATGGTCGATTCATTACACAAAAGAAGATCTGTTTGTCTATGAGTGATT TTCATCCAGAAAGCTGGAATCCAATGTGGTCTGTATCAAG CATACTTACAGGGCTTCTCTCGTTTATG ATGGATACTAGTCCGACAACCGGAAGTGTGAACACCACCGTAGCTGAGAAACAACGGTTGGCTAAGTCATCTCTCGCTTTCAATTGTAAAAC CCCAGCATTCCGAAAGCTGTTTCCAGAGTATGTAGAGAAGTACAACCAGCAGCAACTCGCCGAGCAAACGCAGCAGACCGCACCAGAGTCTCCTCAAGAGAGCGATAGCAAAGCAGAGTCGGCGAAAACAGTCGACACAACAAAGGAGGACTCAGATGGTGGCTTGAAGGAGAGGAGGAAGAACAAGAAGCAGGGATTGCCGGCGTGGATTATACTGTTGCTAGTGTCGGTTTTCGGGGTTGTAATGGCGCTGCCTCTGCTTCAACTGTGA
- the LOC106447239 gene encoding alanine aminotransferase 1, mitochondrial: protein MRRFVIGQAKNLIDQTRRPRPHHNNIRLLSLLASDPIPVSSSRLFSDMPGSDSSSSLPVTIDSINPNVLKCEYAVRGEIVNIAQKLQDDLKINKDAYPFDEIIYCNIGNPQSLSQQPITFFREVLALCSHTALLDRDETHALFSADSIARAWKILDQIPGKATGAYSHSQGIKGLRDAIAAGIEARDGFPADPNDIFMTDGASPGVHMMMQLLISSEKDGILCPIPQYPLYSASIALHGGSLVPYYLDEASGWGLEISELKKQLEDAKSKGITVRALAVINPGNPTGQVLSEENQRDIVDFCKKEGLVLLADEVYQENVYVPDKKFHSFKKVARSMGYGEKDISLVSFQSISKGYYGECGKRGGYMEVTGFTSDVREQIYKVASVNLCSNISGQILASLVMSPPKPGDESYESYIAEKEGILSSMARRAKTLEEALNKLEGITCNRAEGAMYLFPCINLPQKAIAAAEAAKTAPDTFYCKRLLNATGIVLVPGSGFRQVPGTWHFRCTILPQEDKIPAIVNRLTEFHKSFMDEFRD from the exons ATGCGGAGATTCGTGATTGGCCAAGCCAAAAATCTCATAGATCAGACTCGTCGTCCTCGTCCTCATCACAATAACATCCgccttctctctctccttgctTCCGATCCTATTCCTGTTTCTTCATCGCGTTTATTTTCCGACATGCCTGGCTCTGATTCATCTTCCTCTCTTCCCGTCACTATTGACTCCATCAACCCCAAT GTTCTGAAATGTGAGTATGCTGTCCGTGGAGAAATTGTCAACATTGCTCAG AAGTTGCAAGATGATTTGAAGATTAACAAGGATGCTTATCCCTTTGATGAG ATTATCTACTGTAATATCGGAAACCCGCAATCTCTTAGCCAACAGCCCATAACGTTCTTCAGAGAG GTTCTTGCTTTGTGTTCCCACACAGCTTTGTTGGACCGAGATGAAACACATGCTTTGTTCAG CGCTGATTCTATTGCGCGTGCTTGGAAGATTCTCGACCAGATTCCCGGGAAGGCTACCGGTGCTTACAGTCACAGCCAG GGTATCAAGGGACTACGTGATGCAATTGCTGCTGGAATCGAAGCCCGTGATGGTTTCCCCGCGGATCCCAATGATATTTTCATGACAGATGGTGCAAGCCCTGGG GTTCATATGATGATGCAACTTCTCATAAGTTCTGAGAAAGATGGAATCCTTTGCCCCATTCCTCAGTACCCCTTGTACTCAGCTTCAATTGCCCTTCACGGTGGAAGTCTG GTTCCTTACTACCTTGATGAAGCATCAGGATGGGGACTTGAAATATCTGAGCTGAAGAAGCAGCTGGAGGATGCTAAGTCAAAGGGTATCACTGTAAGAGCGTTGGCGGTTATTAACCCTGGTAACCCAACAGGACAG gTTCTTTCAGAAGAAAACCAGCGTGACATTGTTGACTTCTGTAAGAAAGAGGGTTTGGTTCTTTTAGCCGATGAGGTTTATCAGGAAAACGTTTACGTCCCTGACAAAAAGTTCCACTCTTTCAAGAAAGTGGCCCGGTCTATGGGCTACGGTGAGAAGGATATCTCCTTAGTCTCGTTCCAGTCTATCTCCAAag GATACTACGGAGAGTGTGGGAAGAGAGGCGGTTACATGGAGGTTACTGGTTTCACTTCTGATGTGAGAGAGCAGATATACAAAGTGGCTTCTGTGAATCTTTGCTCCAACATCTCTGGTCAAATTCTTGCCAGCCTCGTCATGAGCCCACCCAAG CCTGGTGATGAGTCCTACGAGTCATACATAGCAGAGAAAGAGGGAATCCTCTCGTCTATGGCAAGACGTGCAAAG ACTCTTGAAGAAGCTCTGAACAAGTTGGAGGGTATAACATGCAATAGAGCAGAGGGAGCTATGTATCTATTCCCTTGCATTAACCTTCCACAAAAGGCGATTGCGGCTGCAGAAGCTGCAAAGACGGCACCGGACACGTTCTACTGCAAACGCCTCCTAAACGCTACTGGAATAGTCCTAGTCCCTGGTTCTGGATTTAGACAGGTACCGGGAACATGGCATTTCAGGTGCACTATACTTCCTCAAGAGGATAAGATTCCGGCAATCGTGAACCGTCTCACTGAGTTCCACAAGAGCTTCATGGATGAGTTCCGCGACTAA